Proteins co-encoded in one Marinomonas sp. IMCC 4694 genomic window:
- the ubiB gene encoding ubiquinone biosynthesis regulatory protein kinase UbiB, with protein sequence MLTSTFRLLRIVYTVIRFRLDVFIPFALLPWYLRYTIGALCSIGRKRASENKGERLRLALESLGPIFVKFGQILSTRRDLLDDDIANELAKLQDKVPPFAGDVAQAIIERDLKAPVLELFAEFSVTPLASASIAQVHTAKLHSGEDVVVKVIRPDIEKTISKDIRLLYTLAHLVANLSVDGRRLRPVEVVTDYEYTILDELDLAKEAANTGLLQRNFTPSDLLYVPQVYWDYSHRNVMIMERISGIPVADINALHAANVDMKCLAERGVEIFFTQVFSHSFFHADMHPGNIFVDATNPKKPKYIAIDCAIMGSLDDADKNYLARNLLAFFQRDYRLVAELHVESGWVPKGTPVHAFESAIRSVCEPMFAKPLKDISFGQVLIGLFQTARRFNMEVQPQLVLLEKTLLNIEGLGRQLYPDLDLWVTAKPFLERWMSEQVGPKRVIEEVKKQAPQWAGQLPQIPNLVFTALSQMSHQAERMQAQTDSINKLSKELKKSRRNLPFRLLGLVSLGAAWVVTDPASLTHLKDADFASIGLFLVGLYLLVLKS encoded by the coding sequence ATGCTTACCAGTACTTTTCGTTTATTGCGTATTGTCTATACGGTTATACGCTTTCGCCTCGATGTGTTTATTCCTTTTGCGTTGCTGCCTTGGTACCTTCGCTATACGATCGGCGCTTTGTGCTCTATCGGTCGAAAACGCGCAAGTGAAAACAAGGGGGAGCGTTTGCGTCTTGCACTGGAATCCCTTGGCCCTATTTTTGTTAAGTTTGGGCAGATTTTATCTACGCGACGCGATTTACTCGATGACGATATCGCGAACGAATTGGCTAAGCTGCAAGACAAGGTGCCGCCTTTTGCTGGAGACGTTGCACAAGCCATTATTGAACGCGACCTAAAAGCACCCGTTTTAGAATTATTTGCCGAGTTTTCGGTTACGCCCTTAGCATCCGCTTCTATTGCCCAAGTACATACGGCTAAGCTGCATTCCGGCGAAGATGTGGTTGTAAAAGTAATACGTCCTGACATTGAAAAAACCATCAGCAAAGACATTCGTTTGCTCTACACCTTAGCGCATCTTGTTGCCAACTTAAGTGTTGATGGCCGACGTTTGCGGCCTGTCGAAGTGGTGACAGACTATGAATACACCATTTTAGATGAGCTGGATCTGGCCAAAGAAGCCGCGAATACAGGTTTACTGCAACGCAATTTCACCCCCTCTGATCTACTGTATGTACCACAGGTTTACTGGGATTACAGCCATCGCAATGTGATGATCATGGAGCGTATTTCAGGCATTCCTGTTGCTGATATTAATGCCCTGCACGCCGCCAATGTAGACATGAAATGCCTAGCGGAACGCGGTGTTGAAATCTTTTTCACTCAGGTGTTTTCACACAGTTTCTTCCATGCAGATATGCATCCAGGAAATATTTTTGTTGATGCGACCAACCCCAAAAAACCCAAATACATCGCCATTGATTGTGCGATTATGGGCAGCCTAGACGACGCCGATAAAAATTATCTAGCGCGTAACTTGTTGGCTTTCTTCCAGCGCGATTACCGCTTAGTTGCTGAATTGCATGTCGAGAGCGGCTGGGTTCCCAAAGGCACGCCCGTACACGCCTTCGAGTCCGCCATTCGCAGCGTGTGTGAACCTATGTTTGCCAAGCCACTCAAAGACATTTCTTTTGGTCAGGTGTTAATTGGTCTATTTCAAACCGCGCGCCGCTTTAATATGGAAGTACAACCTCAGCTAGTCTTGTTGGAAAAAACATTGCTCAACATAGAAGGATTAGGCCGACAACTGTATCCGGATTTGGATTTATGGGTTACGGCAAAGCCGTTCTTAGAGCGCTGGATGAGCGAACAAGTTGGTCCCAAACGCGTCATCGAAGAAGTCAAAAAACAAGCGCCTCAATGGGCTGGCCAATTACCACAGATCCCTAATTTAGTATTTACGGCGCTGTCACAGATGTCTCATCAAGCAGAACGCATGCAAGCGCAAACTGACTCGATCAATAAACTCAGTAAAGAGCTGAAAAAGAGCCGACGGAATTTACCCTTTCGCTTGTTGGGTTTGGTCAGTTTGGGGGCCGCTTGGGTGGTCACAGATCCGGCATCGCTGACACACTTAAAAGACGCTGACTTTGCCAGTATTGGGTTATTTTTAGTAGGCTTATACCTACTTGTCTTAAAATCGTAA
- the ubiE gene encoding bifunctional demethylmenaquinone methyltransferase/2-methoxy-6-polyprenyl-1,4-benzoquinol methylase UbiE, whose protein sequence is MQDDQKKTTDFGFKEIPADEKVNAVANVFHSVAAKYDIMNDLMSGGVHRLWKRHTISQSGVRAGHCVLDIAGGTGDLTLKFSRLVGREGQVILADINDSMLKVGRDKLANLGVVGNVKCVQANAEALPFPDDTFDCITIAFGLRNVTDKSKALASMYRVLKPGGRLLVLEFSKPESELLSQVYDQYSFRLLPAMGKLIANDADSYRYLAESIRMHPNQETLKGMMDEVGFERTSYQNLTGGIVALHKGFKF, encoded by the coding sequence ATGCAAGACGATCAGAAAAAAACCACCGACTTTGGTTTTAAAGAAATCCCAGCCGACGAGAAAGTCAACGCGGTCGCCAACGTGTTTCATTCTGTTGCGGCGAAATATGACATCATGAATGACTTGATGTCTGGGGGCGTTCATCGCCTGTGGAAGCGTCATACCATTAGCCAATCTGGCGTTCGTGCGGGTCACTGCGTGCTGGATATTGCCGGTGGCACCGGTGATTTAACCCTAAAATTCTCTCGCCTTGTTGGCCGTGAAGGTCAAGTTATTCTGGCCGATATCAATGATTCTATGCTAAAAGTCGGCCGCGACAAACTGGCCAATCTAGGCGTGGTGGGCAATGTAAAATGCGTACAAGCCAATGCCGAAGCATTGCCCTTCCCTGATGATACATTCGACTGCATTACCATTGCCTTTGGTTTGCGTAACGTAACCGATAAGTCTAAGGCACTGGCGTCTATGTATCGTGTCTTAAAGCCCGGTGGTCGCTTGTTGGTATTGGAGTTTTCAAAACCAGAATCCGAGCTTTTATCGCAAGTATACGATCAGTACTCCTTCCGTCTTTTACCTGCTATGGGTAAATTGATTGCCAATGACGCCGACAGCTATCGTTATCTGGCTGAATCCATTCGGATGCACCCCAATCAAGAAACACTGAAGGGCATGATGGACGAAGTCGGCTTCGAACGCACCAGTTACCAAAATTTAACCGGCGGCATTGTGGCGCTTCATAAAGGGTTTAAATTCTAG
- a CDS encoding GGDEF domain-containing protein, whose amino-acid sequence MTESSSDDLIAVLRKAVSRTSLLAEGNDPELDSVVRQIRQAINKGANAEQIQTVLNNAEPLLIKSDSAQSNRAQQVKSTLQNLIDLLEKQVDRSVPQDEKKQLESQIRLHWQTPSYWPALLKGYLSLAENTFNTTEHDAPRHSFLKHFFRRNLDTNPLKNDQEILRQISHTLTGLMNNLSLPSHYDEDITELKKALSSNHSLQQLPDLLDEVIHLIMITIGKNQESLTNYLNLLNKQLASINKSISHSYDSQQSLSDSREGFSTRLENQVLDTSNAVKNANDLDSLKTLIDERLNLISHTMTDYKTQIIEQEEHANRSISLLKSKVNKMEKDTVSMRSLLQERLAQAMTDSLTDLPNRTAYQDAILPLCKVMQKTQRPICLAVCDIDHFKNVNDTWGHLAGDKVLRLIPQQVRSILLKDDIMFRYGGEEFVIVFPNTTLQQAIERAEAIRVAIAKTPFNMQGEPVSISVSIGIAELNQKEEPEPLFDRADKQLYIAKESGRNKVVA is encoded by the coding sequence ATGACGGAATCATCAAGTGACGATCTAATTGCAGTATTACGTAAAGCGGTATCCCGAACCAGTTTACTGGCAGAAGGAAACGACCCTGAGTTAGATTCCGTTGTTCGCCAAATTCGCCAAGCAATTAATAAAGGTGCAAACGCAGAACAAATACAAACGGTACTAAACAATGCCGAGCCGCTGCTTATTAAAAGCGACTCGGCACAATCAAACCGTGCACAACAGGTTAAATCAACGCTTCAAAATCTCATTGACCTACTTGAGAAACAAGTCGATCGAAGTGTCCCGCAGGATGAGAAAAAACAGCTTGAATCCCAAATACGATTACATTGGCAAACACCATCGTACTGGCCCGCCTTGCTTAAAGGGTATTTGTCGCTGGCTGAAAACACCTTCAATACAACCGAGCACGATGCGCCTAGGCATTCGTTTTTAAAACATTTTTTCAGACGAAACCTCGACACTAACCCACTCAAAAATGATCAAGAAATTTTGCGACAAATCAGCCACACTTTAACTGGCTTAATGAATAACTTATCCTTGCCTAGCCACTACGATGAAGACATAACAGAGCTTAAAAAAGCCCTGTCAAGCAATCACAGTTTGCAGCAATTACCGGATCTATTAGATGAAGTCATTCATTTGATCATGATCACGATCGGCAAAAATCAGGAAAGCCTAACCAACTATCTTAATCTGTTAAATAAACAGCTCGCCAGCATCAATAAGTCGATTTCACACAGCTATGATTCTCAACAATCTTTATCGGACAGCCGCGAAGGGTTCAGTACTAGGCTAGAAAACCAGGTACTAGATACCTCTAATGCGGTGAAAAATGCAAACGATCTGGACAGCTTAAAAACACTCATTGATGAGCGTCTTAATCTTATCTCTCACACCATGACAGACTATAAAACTCAGATTATTGAGCAAGAAGAACACGCAAACCGGTCTATTTCCTTGCTTAAAAGCAAAGTGAATAAAATGGAAAAAGACACCGTTTCAATGCGCTCTTTACTGCAAGAAAGACTGGCCCAAGCCATGACGGATTCGCTGACCGATTTGCCTAACAGAACAGCGTATCAAGATGCTATCTTGCCCTTATGCAAGGTGATGCAGAAAACACAGAGACCGATTTGCCTAGCGGTGTGTGATATTGACCACTTTAAAAACGTCAATGATACTTGGGGGCATTTAGCGGGTGATAAAGTGTTGCGCTTGATTCCTCAACAAGTTCGTAGCATTTTGTTAAAAGACGACATTATGTTTCGTTATGGTGGAGAAGAATTTGTGATCGTTTTCCCAAACACCACGCTACAGCAAGCCATCGAACGGGCTGAAGCCATTCGTGTTGCCATAGCAAAAACCCCCTTTAATATGCAAGGCGAACCCGTTTCCATCTCCGTGTCTATTGGAATCGCTGAACTGAACCAAAAAGAAGAGCCTGAGCCCTTATTTGATCGTGCTGACAAACAACTTTATATCGCTAAAGAATCGGGCCGAAATAAAGTCGTTGCGTAA
- a CDS encoding thiol:disulfide interchange protein DsbA/DsbL, producing the protein MFKLFSALVLSLLIPLTAAAAQYSDGNGYTTIKTPVRTSDPSKVEVTEIFWYGCPHCFSLEPITQAWKKNLPSDVDFKFLPAVFGRSWLAHAKAFYVADLLNITDKIHTPLFNAIHIDKRNLSSEDALASFFANYGVSEDEFRKQFNSFAVNSRLSQADAKIRAYGARGVPGLIVNGKYLVTAATANGNENIYNVVDFLIEKERQN; encoded by the coding sequence ATGTTTAAGCTGTTTTCAGCGCTCGTTCTTTCACTTTTGATCCCACTGACCGCCGCCGCTGCCCAGTACAGTGATGGAAACGGTTATACCACCATTAAAACGCCGGTGCGTACCAGCGACCCTAGCAAGGTCGAAGTCACAGAAATTTTTTGGTATGGCTGCCCTCATTGCTTTAGCCTTGAGCCCATTACTCAAGCGTGGAAAAAGAATCTACCCAGTGATGTCGATTTCAAATTTTTACCCGCGGTTTTCGGTCGTAGCTGGTTAGCGCACGCAAAAGCGTTTTATGTGGCGGACTTGCTGAACATCACGGATAAGATCCACACCCCTTTGTTTAATGCCATCCACATAGACAAACGTAACCTAAGCTCTGAAGATGCTCTAGCGAGCTTTTTCGCTAACTATGGCGTAAGCGAAGATGAATTTCGTAAGCAGTTTAATTCGTTCGCTGTAAACAGCCGACTCAGCCAAGCCGATGCAAAAATTCGCGCTTACGGTGCCCGTGGTGTGCCAGGTTTGATTGTAAATGGAAAATATCTTGTCACAGCCGCAACGGCCAATGGCAACGAAAACATTTACAACGTGGTGGATTTTTTAATCGAGAAAGAACGTCAGAATTAA
- the yihA gene encoding ribosome biogenesis GTP-binding protein YihA/YsxC — MTPFDSTFQSAHFIKSAEKLSQCPLDQGVEVAFAGRSNAGKSTALNTLTNQKKLARTSKTPGRTQLINCFGLNVEDRRLIDLPGYGFAKVPIEMKKVWQAHMQDYLMNRRSLAGVVLVMDIRHPLKDFDEMMLEWAKSNNMKVHILLTKSDKFKRGPAQASMFSVQKALKAQGIDGTVQTFSSLNGDGLDALRTKLAEWLVLDNLDVIPVSPNA, encoded by the coding sequence ATGACTCCTTTTGACTCCACTTTCCAATCCGCACACTTTATTAAAAGTGCCGAAAAGCTTTCTCAATGCCCACTAGATCAGGGTGTGGAAGTGGCCTTTGCGGGTCGTTCGAACGCCGGAAAGTCTACGGCATTAAACACACTGACGAATCAGAAAAAACTGGCGCGTACTTCCAAAACGCCTGGCCGTACTCAGTTGATTAACTGCTTTGGACTCAATGTGGAAGATCGTCGTCTCATCGATTTACCCGGTTACGGTTTTGCAAAAGTGCCCATCGAGATGAAAAAAGTCTGGCAAGCACACATGCAAGATTACTTGATGAATCGTCGTTCATTGGCGGGTGTGGTGTTGGTGATGGACATCCGCCATCCATTAAAAGACTTCGACGAGATGATGTTAGAGTGGGCCAAATCAAACAACATGAAAGTACATATTCTGTTGACCAAGTCTGACAAGTTCAAACGTGGCCCTGCACAAGCGTCCATGTTTTCTGTACAAAAAGCGCTTAAAGCTCAAGGTATTGATGGCACAGTTCAAACGTTTTCGTCTTTAAATGGTGACGGTCTTGATGCTCTTCGAACTAAACTGGCCGAATGGCTTGTATTGGACAATCTAGACGTTATCCCTGTATCGCCTAACGCTTGA